The sequence GCTAAGGCATCCAGCAATCTCGTCGATTCTTTTACCATTCCATCCTATTATGTCAAGGACAGCCTTCTCCCGCGGGGTAAGAATTTTGCTTTTACTGCTTTCCACATGCTCAAACCCCAGTATCTCAAGAACGTCTTTTGCATTTTCCACAAGGTATGCGCCCTGTTTGATAAGTTTATTAGTGCCTTTACTATTAAAGCTTTTTGCGTGTCCCGGAATAGCAAATACGTCGCGGCCGTACTCCAGCGCAAAGTCGACAGTAATTAAAGCCCCGCTTTTTTCTGCTGCTTCAACGATAACTACACCATCGCACATTCCTGCTACAATCCTATTTCTCGCTGGAAAATTCATGGCCAGAGGCGGAGTACCCAAATGGTATTCGGATATTAATGCGCCATGTTGCCTGATTTTGTTAAAAAGCCTACCGTTTTCAGGAGGATAAACAATATCAAGGCCGCAACCAAGTACCGCGAAGGTTGTCCCACCTGCATCCAGCGCTCCCCAATGTGCTGAGGTGTCGATTCCACGGGCAGCGCCCGAAACTACCGCAACACCGGAATTAGCCAAGTCCAAGGCAAGCTCATGCGCGATTGTCATTCCCGCAGCAGTAGCACGACGTGATCCAACTACAGCGACTGCTGCATTATATTGTCGCAGCCGACCTTTTACAAACAAAGCTTTAGGCCTATTGCTCACCTTTATAAGCGGATAAGGATAATCCTTATCCTCATCAGTTATAACCTGAATTCCCGCATCTTGAAGCCTTTTATATTCAATATCAAGGTCGATTAAATCTCGAACCGAAACAGCTTTATCCGCTGAGCTTTCGCTTAAGCCAAGCTCCATTAGGTCTCTTTTGCTAGCACCCCAGAGCTCCTTTGGTCCGCCCGCAGCTTGCGATAAAACATATTGCTTGTTTATAAAAGCGGGAATCATCTTAATACCGATCCAGTATTTCTTCGGGTCATCATCCATGGCTTTAACTCCTGCATTTATACCGAAATGTTTTTCTGTAAAAAGGCAAATTGCAAGTTCATACCCTTTATATTTAGATAACTGTGATGCTGCAGGGCTAGTTGTTCTTTAGATATATAGCAGCTTAAATTACCCTCGTCACATCTTTATTAAAACAGTAAATCGGAAAACAAGGATTAAAAATATTGTCTATCAAGGGTCCGGTATTGAACGGCTTCAGCAATATTCTCAACATCAATTAAGTCTTTTTGTGCCAAATCGGCGATAGTTCTGGCGACCTTTAATATTCTCTCATACGCTCTACCACTCAGACCTAATTTATCAATAGATGCCTCAAGAAATGATGATGCCTGCGGCGTTAACCTGCAGAAGTTTTTAACCTCACGTGCTTTCATCTGTGCATTGGTCAGAATCAACTGCCCACCATGTCCATTCTTGCTGTTTGGTCCATTCGCTGCAGTAAAACGCTTTATTTGCAAGGACCTTGCCATATCAACCCGCTCTTTTATCCTCGAAGAAGGCTCGCCTTCTTCGCATTTCAAAAGCTCATCTTTTGTTAAACGCGGCACTTCTATATGTATATCTATTCTATCCAGCAAAGGACCAGAAATTCGTCCTCTATAGCGCTGTACGCTGTATGGCGTACAGATACATTGCTTCACCCTATCGCCAAGATGCCCACACGGGCAGGGGTTCATACTTCCGACCAACATAAATCGGGCAGGGTATGTTAACGAGCCCGCAGCTCTTGAGATCGTTACTTTACCTTCCTCGAGGGGTTGCCTTAAAACCTGAAGAACACTTTTTGAAAATTCCGGAAACTCATCAAGGAAAAGAACGCCGTTATGTGCAAGCGATACCTCTCCTGGCCTGGGATAACTGCCGCCCCCAATAAGACCAGCATGGCTGATCGTGTGGTGGGGTTCCCGAAAAGGACGTTTTGAAACCAAAGATTCATTTGGTTTCAAAATTCCAGCGACAGAATATACTTTCGTCACCTCAATCGACTCGTCAAGAGTAAGGCGCGGCAGGATCGATGGAAGCCTGGATGCGAGCATTGTCTTGCCGGATCCCGGCGGTCCAATAAGTAAAATGTTATGGCCTCCGGCCGCGGCAACCTCAAGCGCCCTTTTAGCGAGCTCCTGACCACGAACATCAGAAAAATCAAGATTGGCAGTACCGCTATCTGGCAGGGTTATTTTTCGCGGCTCGGGCCATATATCTGCTTTGTCCCGAAAAAAATCTACAAGCTGGTTTAGGTTATCAACCGGAAGTATGTCTATCCCATCTACTACGGATGCCTCGGGTGCATTTACTTTTGGAACGATAATACCCCTCATGCCATGCTTCTTTGCGCAAATGGCCATTAATAGAGCACCATTTATGCGCCTTATCTCGCCTGATAACGATAACTCTCCGGCAATTATATAGTTCTGAAGTTTATCCCCGGGAATCTGCTCGGTGGCAGCAAGGATACCCATAGCTATAGGCAAGTCATAAACCGGGCCCTCCTTTTTAATATCGGCGGGCGCAAGGTTTATAACAATTCTGCGCAGCGGAAATTCGTACTCCGAATTTGATATGCCACTTTTAACTCGCTCCTTGGATTCCTGAACAGCGGTATCTGCCAGTCCGACGATACTTACTCCAGGCACACCCATAAAAACATCGATTTCTACATCAACTAGAATGGCATCTATGCCGACGATCGCTGCAGAAAAAACCTTTGCAAGCATAGCTCCTCCATAGTGTGCACTTGTGCTTATGGTCAAAGATAATGTTAGCCATTCTCTAGTTGATATGCAAGACTTTGCTCTGTAAAAGAGCCATTTATATACGATCCTGCCAAACTAATAAAATTCTCTTATTAGAATAACTAAAGTTTTACCATTATTTACCGATAGATAAATTAATTGCATCCCTAAAAAGACTGAGAATAACATAGCTAATGCTATGCGGCCGATGTGGCCCTCAGTCTTTTTAATTTCGGGAATTTTTAAATCGCCAGTAACTCACCAGCATTTTGTTCCAAAACCATTTCGCTGCTGTTAGGGCAAGCTAGAAGAGCGGTCAAATTATTCCTTCCTTGTAGTCCCCTTTAGACCGTCATATATTGGCGTATTACATACGAAACATCAAGTCTGAAAAAACCAACAGGTGGCAAATCCAAGTTTATTAAAAATCATTTGGAAATCCCTAAAGTCCCGTCCTAACGTGCCGATAAGTAAAGTAGTCAAATCAGTCCCTTTAAATTTAAAAGGCTTCCCGCAAGGGGGCCTTTTAAATTTAAAAGTTCAATCCTTTACATTGCCGGCACATAATCCTTTAAAACCCAATCGCCTCAATTTCATCAATTGCTATGGCAACGTATTTGTGCGGAAGACCCGATACATGTTCTTCTGCCGCCTCCGCGATTGATGGCGTTCCGACAATCTCATGGAGCTCCTCGCCTATTGCCGCTACCTTTGGATCTGCAATCATTAGCGTTGTGACATTGATCCTGCCTACACGTCCAATGTAAACCCGGTTTTTTGTAAAAATACTGGCCTCAAGA is a genomic window of Bacillota bacterium containing:
- a CDS encoding YifB family Mg chelatase-like AAA ATPase; its protein translation is MLAKVFSAAIVGIDAILVDVEIDVFMGVPGVSIVGLADTAVQESKERVKSGISNSEYEFPLRRIVINLAPADIKKEGPVYDLPIAMGILAATEQIPGDKLQNYIIAGELSLSGEIRRINGALLMAICAKKHGMRGIIVPKVNAPEASVVDGIDILPVDNLNQLVDFFRDKADIWPEPRKITLPDSGTANLDFSDVRGQELAKRALEVAAAGGHNILLIGPPGSGKTMLASRLPSILPRLTLDESIEVTKVYSVAGILKPNESLVSKRPFREPHHTISHAGLIGGGSYPRPGEVSLAHNGVLFLDEFPEFSKSVLQVLRQPLEEGKVTISRAAGSLTYPARFMLVGSMNPCPCGHLGDRVKQCICTPYSVQRYRGRISGPLLDRIDIHIEVPRLTKDELLKCEEGEPSSRIKERVDMARSLQIKRFTAANGPNSKNGHGGQLILTNAQMKAREVKNFCRLTPQASSFLEASIDKLGLSGRAYERILKVARTIADLAQKDLIDVENIAEAVQYRTLDRQYF
- the dprA gene encoding DNA-processing protein DprA, with product MDDDPKKYWIGIKMIPAFINKQYVLSQAAGGPKELWGASKRDLMELGLSESSADKAVSVRDLIDLDIEYKRLQDAGIQVITDEDKDYPYPLIKVSNRPKALFVKGRLRQYNAAVAVVGSRRATAAGMTIAHELALDLANSGVAVVSGAARGIDTSAHWGALDAGGTTFAVLGCGLDIVYPPENGRLFNKIRQHGALISEYHLGTPPLAMNFPARNRIVAGMCDGVVIVEAAEKSGALITVDFALEYGRDVFAIPGHAKSFNSKGTNKLIKQGAYLVENAKDVLEILGFEHVESSKSKILTPREKAVLDIIGWNGKRIDEIAGCLSESSASVSALIVSLEVNGLVKRDLSGSYMRIR